In Novosphingobium sp. MMS21-SN21R, a single genomic region encodes these proteins:
- the gspF gene encoding type II secretion system inner membrane protein GspF, which produces MARFAYHAIDPKGSERRGAIEANGEAAAREKLTSRQWFVVSLAPDAAASARRAATSTSGASWFAAKLSAKQLALFTRQLSSLMVVSPLEETLRTISRQTEKVKAQAILTNVHAGIVEGLPLAEAMRREEPSFPPIYRAMIAAGENSGSLPAIADRLADMLERQAQVRGKIIAALAYPIVLSLVAIGVVTGLMISVVPRVVEQFDNASRQLPMLTRVVIGISQFLSTWWWALLIGFALGVAGFVRALRNPAFKLRFDASLLRIPFVGKLIRDVHAASLARTLATMIEARLPLVDGLRLSTRTVSNAVQARSLAGIAEKVRAGGSLSTALREAGTFPPLLVYLAASGEAAGQLGVMLERAADYLEREFEAFTAAAMALLEPAIIVVMGTVVALIILAILLPILQLQNLTGL; this is translated from the coding sequence ATGGCGCGCTTTGCCTATCACGCGATCGACCCCAAGGGGTCCGAACGGCGCGGCGCGATAGAGGCAAACGGCGAAGCAGCGGCACGCGAGAAGCTGACATCGCGTCAATGGTTCGTTGTCAGTCTGGCGCCCGATGCAGCAGCGTCGGCGCGGCGTGCCGCGACGTCCACCAGCGGTGCCAGCTGGTTTGCCGCCAAGCTTTCGGCCAAGCAACTGGCCCTGTTTACGCGCCAGCTTTCATCGCTGATGGTGGTCAGCCCGCTTGAAGAGACGCTGCGGACGATCTCGCGCCAGACCGAGAAGGTCAAGGCACAGGCCATCCTGACCAACGTCCACGCCGGGATCGTCGAGGGCCTTCCGCTGGCCGAGGCGATGCGGCGCGAGGAGCCGAGTTTCCCGCCTATCTACCGCGCGATGATCGCGGCGGGTGAGAACTCGGGCAGCCTGCCCGCGATTGCCGACCGGCTGGCCGACATGCTTGAACGGCAGGCGCAAGTGCGCGGCAAGATCATCGCCGCGCTGGCCTATCCGATTGTGCTGTCGCTCGTGGCGATCGGCGTGGTGACAGGCCTCATGATCTCGGTGGTGCCGCGCGTAGTCGAGCAGTTCGACAACGCCAGTCGCCAACTTCCCATGTTGACGCGGGTTGTGATCGGGATTTCGCAATTCCTCAGCACCTGGTGGTGGGCTCTGCTGATCGGCTTCGCGCTCGGTGTGGCAGGCTTTGTGCGCGCCTTGCGCAATCCGGCGTTCAAGCTGCGTTTCGATGCATCGCTGCTGCGCATTCCGTTCGTCGGAAAACTGATCCGCGATGTCCACGCGGCTTCGCTGGCGCGCACGCTCGCCACGATGATCGAGGCACGCTTGCCGCTGGTCGACGGGCTGCGGCTGTCGACCCGCACCGTGTCGAACGCGGTTCAGGCGAGGTCGCTGGCGGGCATTGCCGAGAAAGTGCGCGCGGGCGGATCGCTTTCCACCGCGCTGCGCGAGGCGGGCACGTTTCCGCCGCTGCTGGTCTATCTGGCGGCAAGCGGCGAGGCGGCGGGGCAACTCGGCGTGATGCTCGAACGCGCCGCCGACTATCTCGAACGTGAGTTCGAAGCCTTTACCGCTGCTGCGATGGCGCTGCTCGAACCGGCGATCATCGTCGTTATGGGCACGGTCGTCGCGCTCATCATCCTTGCGATCCTGCTGCCGATCCTGCAGCTCCAGAACCTGACCGGACTGTGA
- the gspE gene encoding type II secretion system ATPase GspE yields the protein MEPAQDTPDLVDEPLVGAISVALPDASAPVSLPYGFARDHGLLVESEDNGTIALAMREGADPLGLLEVRRVLGRPLAVRKVTAGEFEKLLAEVYAQDGAAQVVGDMGIAGDGLDPLALGLPTAEDLLDSADDAPAIRLINGLIAESLRQGVSDIHIEPYETALVVRMRVDGVLTEKLRMPPHVAPVLVSRIKVMARLDIAERRMPQDGRISLSLGGKLVDVRVSTLPNRAGERVVMRLLDKENAGIALVQLGLDPKAEDTLRRALAEPNGIVLVTGPTGSGKTTTLYAALRGLNDGARNILTVEDPVEYAVDGVGQTQVNAKVGLTFAAGLRAILRQDPDVVMIGEIRDRETADIAVQASLTGHLVLSTVHTNDAAGAITRMRDMGVEPFLLASTLRAVIAQRLVRRLCPHCREERVLDAGMADVLGMKAGRTVQTAKGCAECGQTGYAGRVGVFEAVRVDDVIRQMIHDNADEATIAARAFADSPTLAKAVRRMVKDGMTSPEEAARIMRRDT from the coding sequence ATGGAGCCCGCGCAGGACACCCCCGATCTTGTCGACGAGCCGCTGGTTGGTGCAATCAGCGTCGCCCTGCCGGACGCAAGTGCGCCGGTGAGCCTCCCTTACGGCTTCGCCCGCGATCATGGGCTGCTGGTCGAGAGCGAGGACAACGGCACTATAGCGCTGGCCATGCGCGAGGGGGCCGATCCGCTGGGTCTGCTCGAAGTGCGGCGTGTGCTCGGCAGGCCACTCGCCGTGCGCAAGGTAACGGCAGGCGAGTTCGAGAAGCTGCTGGCCGAGGTCTATGCGCAGGATGGCGCGGCGCAAGTCGTGGGCGACATGGGCATCGCAGGCGACGGGCTCGATCCGCTGGCGCTCGGTCTGCCAACCGCAGAAGACCTGCTCGACAGCGCCGATGACGCGCCCGCAATCCGCCTTATCAACGGGCTGATTGCCGAGAGTCTGCGGCAGGGCGTATCGGACATACATATCGAGCCTTATGAAACCGCGCTGGTCGTGCGGATGCGTGTGGACGGCGTGCTGACCGAGAAGCTGCGCATGCCGCCGCATGTCGCCCCTGTGTTGGTCAGCCGTATCAAGGTCATGGCGCGGCTGGACATTGCCGAACGCCGGATGCCGCAGGATGGGCGCATTTCGCTCAGCCTAGGCGGCAAGCTGGTCGATGTCCGCGTCTCCACCCTGCCCAACCGTGCGGGCGAGCGGGTGGTGATGCGCCTGCTCGACAAGGAGAACGCCGGGATTGCACTGGTCCAGCTCGGCCTTGACCCGAAGGCGGAGGATACACTGCGCCGCGCGCTTGCCGAACCCAACGGCATCGTGCTGGTGACCGGCCCGACCGGGTCGGGCAAGACGACCACGCTTTATGCCGCGCTGCGCGGGCTGAATGATGGCGCGCGCAATATCCTGACTGTGGAAGACCCTGTGGAATACGCTGTAGATGGCGTGGGCCAGACACAGGTCAATGCCAAGGTCGGGCTGACCTTCGCGGCGGGTTTGCGCGCGATCCTGCGCCAGGACCCTGACGTGGTGATGATCGGCGAAATCCGTGACCGTGAGACGGCGGACATCGCGGTGCAGGCCTCACTCACCGGGCATCTGGTGCTGTCCACGGTGCATACAAACGACGCGGCAGGGGCGATCACGCGGATGCGCGACATGGGCGTCGAGCCGTTCCTGCTTGCCTCCACATTGCGCGCGGTGATTGCGCAGCGGCTCGTACGGCGGCTGTGCCCGCATTGCCGCGAGGAACGCGTGCTCGATGCCGGCATGGCCGATGTGCTCGGGATGAAGGCCGGGCGCACCGTGCAAACGGCGAAAGGTTGCGCGGAGTGCGGCCAGACCGGCTATGCGGGCCGCGTCGGCGTGTTCGAGGCGGTGCGGGTGGACGACGTGATCCGCCAGATGATCCACGACAACGCGGACGAAGCCACAATTGCAGCCCGCGCCTTTGCGGATTCGCCTACGCTGGCCAAGGCCGTGCGGCGCATGGTGAAGGACGGCATGACCAGCCCCGAGGAGGCCGCGCGGATCATGCGGCGCGACACCTGA
- a CDS encoding NUDIX domain-containing protein, which yields MIATNDSGHVLLVRHTYHNRETWMLPGGGLAPNESPLTTAARELAEETGCILLNPAHLCTVTLDRTGWTNLIELVAGETRSAPCPDGREIEEARFFDPHALPAQTSGPVRAMISRWLGIQNGSSD from the coding sequence GTGATCGCGACGAACGATAGCGGCCACGTTCTCCTCGTGAGGCACACCTACCACAACCGCGAGACATGGATGCTGCCGGGCGGAGGACTTGCCCCGAACGAGTCACCGCTGACAACGGCAGCCCGCGAACTGGCTGAGGAAACCGGTTGCATCCTGTTGAATCCGGCACATCTTTGCACAGTCACGCTCGACCGGACCGGCTGGACCAACCTGATCGAACTCGTTGCGGGCGAGACACGCAGCGCCCCTTGCCCCGATGGCCGCGAGATCGAGGAAGCGCGCTTCTTCGATCCGCACGCCCTGCCTGCCCAGACCAGCGGTCCGGTTCGCGCGATGATTTCGCGCTGGCTTGGAATTCAGAACGGCAGTTCTGACTGA
- the dinB gene encoding DNA polymerase IV, translating to MEFSPDDSDRDRTATGIRKVIHVDMDAFYASVEQRDEPSLRGKPVAVGGSSDRGVVAAASYEARKFGVRSAMPSVRAAKLCPELVFRKPRFDVYKAVSQQIRAIFLDYTPHVEPLSLDEAYLDVTDDVRGIGSATRIADLIRQRIRAETGLTASAGVSYNKFLAKIASDQNKPDGICVIRPGEGTAFVASLPVRRFHGIGPRGAEKMAALGIETGGDLREMSLTFLRENFGSLADYLYRAARGIDLRQVKADRPRKSVGGERTFERDISSGSALRETLERIIEIVWERIERSGAIGRTVTLKMKFNDFTPITRSRSFPRPVATKAEFALCARELLDAQLPLAKPIRLMGLTLSALEGEEPELAEHAGAVSAAQSELPF from the coding sequence ATGGAGTTTTCGCCTGACGACAGCGATCGGGATCGCACGGCGACGGGTATCAGAAAGGTGATCCATGTTGACATGGACGCGTTCTATGCCAGCGTCGAGCAGCGCGACGAGCCTTCGCTTCGCGGCAAGCCGGTTGCCGTCGGGGGATCGTCGGACCGCGGCGTGGTGGCGGCGGCAAGCTATGAGGCGCGCAAGTTCGGCGTGCGCTCCGCCATGCCATCGGTGCGGGCGGCCAAGCTGTGCCCCGAACTCGTGTTCCGCAAGCCCCGGTTTGACGTGTACAAGGCCGTATCGCAGCAAATTCGCGCAATCTTCCTCGACTACACCCCCCACGTGGAGCCGCTCTCGCTCGATGAAGCTTATCTCGATGTGACCGACGATGTGCGCGGGATCGGCTCGGCCACCCGCATTGCAGATCTCATCCGCCAGCGTATCCGAGCCGAGACCGGCCTGACCGCAAGCGCTGGGGTGTCGTACAACAAGTTTCTTGCCAAGATTGCCAGCGATCAGAACAAGCCCGATGGCATCTGCGTGATCCGTCCGGGCGAGGGCACCGCCTTCGTCGCCAGCTTGCCCGTGCGGCGCTTCCACGGCATCGGCCCGCGCGGGGCCGAGAAGATGGCTGCGCTCGGAATCGAAACCGGCGGCGACTTGCGCGAGATGAGCCTGACGTTCCTGCGTGAGAACTTCGGCAGTCTTGCCGATTACCTCTATCGCGCCGCGCGAGGAATCGACCTGCGGCAGGTCAAGGCCGACCGTCCGAGGAAATCGGTGGGCGGCGAGCGTACGTTCGAGCGCGATATCTCCTCAGGCAGCGCGCTGCGCGAGACGCTGGAGCGGATCATCGAGATCGTTTGGGAGCGGATTGAACGCAGCGGGGCAATCGGTCGGACGGTGACGCTGAAGATGAAGTTCAACGACTTTACCCCGATCACGCGCTCGCGCTCTTTCCCGCGGCCGGTTGCGACAAAGGCCGAGTTTGCGCTCTGCGCGCGCGAGCTTCTCGATGCGCAATTGCCTCTGGCCAAACCGATCCGGCTGATGGGGCTGACACTCTCTGCGCTTGAAGGCGAGGAGCCGGAACTGGCCGAACATGCGGGCGCGGTTTCTGCAGCTCAGTCAGAACTGCCGTTCTGA
- a CDS encoding type II secretion system protein N, which yields MRFGSVNLAIPGARPALPPLHEVLWWALATLIAVLGAALLWAVVTPVSPLGPWQPTPVREMAPTARAALFASLDPFNRTPPAATAAGQGAVTSLALTLFATRATPGGGGSAIIAGADGIQNVYRTGAEVQPGVTLAGVAFDHVELSRNGARELLYIDQSGPAPSAQGVVAANPVAVPASGAGGMGGGVSIEALRRGVNFGPRAEGGKVVGLEVLSSGDGGVFRSAGFQPGDVITAVDGKPVTGPGDAAMFSGAMRPGASISVTVRRGDRQLPLAITLAP from the coding sequence GTGAGATTCGGAAGCGTAAATCTGGCCATTCCGGGCGCTCGTCCGGCATTGCCGCCGCTGCATGAGGTGCTGTGGTGGGCTTTGGCCACATTGATTGCCGTTCTCGGCGCAGCGCTGCTGTGGGCCGTGGTCACGCCGGTGTCGCCCTTGGGCCCGTGGCAGCCAACGCCCGTGCGCGAGATGGCGCCGACGGCTCGGGCCGCGCTGTTCGCCAGTCTGGACCCGTTCAATCGCACGCCGCCCGCCGCCACTGCGGCTGGGCAAGGCGCGGTCACATCTCTCGCCCTGACACTGTTTGCCACGCGCGCGACGCCCGGTGGTGGGGGAAGCGCGATCATCGCTGGCGCTGACGGCATACAGAACGTCTACCGAACCGGGGCGGAAGTGCAGCCGGGCGTGACATTGGCAGGCGTCGCGTTTGACCATGTGGAACTCTCGCGCAACGGCGCGCGTGAACTGCTTTACATCGACCAGTCCGGTCCTGCGCCCAGCGCGCAAGGTGTGGTCGCGGCCAATCCGGTTGCTGTGCCCGCAAGCGGTGCTGGCGGGATGGGCGGGGGTGTCAGCATCGAGGCTTTGCGGCGCGGCGTGAACTTCGGTCCTCGCGCCGAAGGTGGCAAGGTCGTCGGGCTGGAAGTGCTATCTTCCGGCGATGGCGGGGTCTTCCGCTCGGCCGGTTTTCAGCCGGGCGACGTGATTACGGCGGTGGACGGCAAGCCGGTGACCGGCCCCGGCGATGCCGCCATGTTTTCGGGCGCAATGCGGCCCGGCGCTTCGATCTCGGTCACCGTTCGCCGCGGTGATCGTCAGCTTCCCCTCGCGATAACATTGGCTCCATGA
- the gspD gene encoding type II secretion system secretin GspD: MLLGAAALALAVPQVAWAQYTLNVRDADVRAFVADAAEVTGRTFIVDGRVQAKISVVSDRPLSRSEYFEVFLSTLRANGLVAVPTGNGAFRIQPAEGAATNPTRVGSRGAAQSQMVTEVVRLKTVDAAQAVETLRPLISKEGAITANKAGNSLVVVDYADNLRRIRALLADIDRDSTTTQTIILDHAGAREIATALTQLVPAAGEGGRSLATVVAVDSANAVLMRGDASTLAKMAAMARQLDAKAALGGEIKVVWLDYADSAALVPVLERLIGGTGGGEVASASAAPTSLGGVGGSATSTAGTQGSTGPAAATGGASASPIGATSGGLGNGPIKLANGRGNATITRYPGANAIIIAAPADEQRRLSEVIRQLDIPQEQVLVEAIIVEISNNVARELGVQMLFGGKDKPFAVTNYSNTSPNIIDIAGGLLADNLDQTTTVVNGSTVTTTTNSTAGDLLKQNAASKILSARGAYTGFLTELGNNTYLGALINAVQTDKNSNILSTPHITTNNNVPASILFGQEIPVSTGEALSSGNFSDTFRTIQRQNVGIELDVTPQINAGNMVRLDLRQEVSSIAGTVSSKSDELIINKREIKTTVTVGDREIVALGGLLDDNEQRTLEKVPFLGDIPVLGELFKSRGKSRVKTNLMVFIRPTILRNVADRQALAARRYGVVRGAQVDFDPKREPGIDELIVDYMGATLPAAPQAQVAVVTPGDTLIRPKASAGPLEQSELPPSSAQN; this comes from the coding sequence ATGCTCCTCGGAGCGGCTGCCCTTGCGCTTGCGGTGCCGCAGGTGGCCTGGGCGCAATACACGCTCAACGTGCGCGACGCCGATGTGCGGGCGTTCGTGGCCGACGCGGCTGAGGTCACCGGCCGCACGTTTATCGTCGATGGCCGGGTTCAGGCCAAGATCAGCGTTGTCTCGGACAGGCCGCTGAGCCGCTCGGAATATTTCGAGGTGTTCCTTTCGACCCTTCGCGCCAACGGACTCGTCGCCGTGCCCACAGGCAACGGCGCATTCCGCATCCAGCCGGCCGAGGGCGCGGCGACCAATCCCACGCGGGTCGGCAGCCGAGGCGCGGCGCAGAGCCAGATGGTCACCGAAGTCGTCCGCCTGAAAACGGTCGATGCCGCACAGGCGGTGGAAACCTTGCGCCCGCTGATCAGCAAGGAAGGCGCGATTACTGCCAATAAGGCGGGCAATTCGCTGGTCGTGGTCGATTATGCCGACAACCTGCGCCGAATCCGTGCGCTGCTTGCCGACATCGACCGGGACAGCACGACCACCCAGACGATCATCCTCGACCATGCCGGCGCCCGTGAAATCGCTACCGCGCTGACCCAGCTGGTGCCCGCCGCTGGCGAAGGCGGGCGCTCGCTCGCTACGGTCGTGGCCGTGGACAGCGCCAACGCCGTGTTGATGCGCGGCGATGCATCGACGCTCGCCAAGATGGCCGCGATGGCGCGCCAGCTCGATGCCAAGGCGGCGCTCGGCGGCGAAATCAAGGTAGTGTGGCTGGACTATGCGGATTCTGCGGCGCTGGTTCCGGTGCTGGAACGCCTGATCGGCGGCACGGGCGGGGGCGAGGTGGCTTCGGCCAGCGCGGCGCCGACATCGCTTGGCGGCGTAGGGGGCAGTGCTACGTCGACTGCGGGGACGCAAGGCAGCACTGGCCCTGCGGCTGCAACGGGAGGTGCCTCGGCCAGCCCGATTGGCGCTACCTCGGGCGGGCTCGGCAACGGCCCTATCAAGCTGGCCAACGGTCGCGGGAATGCCACGATCACGCGCTATCCCGGTGCCAACGCGATCATTATCGCAGCGCCAGCGGATGAACAGCGCCGCCTCAGCGAAGTGATCCGCCAACTCGACATTCCGCAGGAACAGGTGCTGGTCGAGGCAATCATCGTCGAGATCTCGAACAACGTCGCGCGCGAACTCGGCGTGCAGATGCTGTTCGGCGGCAAGGACAAGCCCTTTGCCGTCACCAACTATTCCAACACCTCGCCCAACATCATAGATATTGCAGGCGGGCTGCTGGCCGACAATCTCGACCAGACGACCACCGTGGTCAACGGCAGCACCGTGACAACCACGACCAACAGCACGGCGGGCGATCTGCTCAAGCAGAACGCAGCATCCAAGATCCTGTCGGCGCGCGGGGCCTATACCGGCTTCCTCACCGAACTTGGCAACAACACCTATCTTGGCGCGCTGATCAACGCGGTGCAGACCGACAAGAACTCCAACATTCTTTCGACTCCGCACATCACCACCAACAACAATGTTCCCGCCTCGATCCTGTTCGGTCAGGAAATCCCGGTCTCGACCGGTGAGGCGCTTTCGAGCGGCAACTTCAGCGACACTTTCCGCACGATCCAGCGCCAGAACGTGGGTATTGAGCTGGACGTGACCCCGCAGATCAACGCGGGCAACATGGTGCGGCTGGATCTGCGGCAGGAAGTCAGCTCGATCGCGGGCACGGTATCGAGCAAGTCCGACGAACTGATCATCAACAAGCGCGAGATCAAGACGACGGTCACCGTGGGCGACCGCGAGATCGTCGCGCTGGGCGGGCTGCTGGACGACAACGAACAGCGCACGCTCGAAAAGGTGCCGTTCCTCGGTGACATTCCGGTTTTGGGAGAGCTGTTCAAATCACGCGGCAAAAGCCGGGTCAAGACCAACCTCATGGTGTTCATCCGCCCGACGATCCTGCGCAATGTCGCAGACCGGCAGGCATTGGCCGCACGGCGTTACGGCGTAGTACGCGGCGCGCAGGTGGACTTCGATCCCAAGCGCGAGCCAGGCATTGACGAGCTTATCGTCGATTACATGGGCGCGACCCTGCCAGCCGCGCCGCAGGCGCAGGTGGCGGTGGTCACGCCGGGCGACACGCTGATCCGGCCCAAGGCCTCGGCCGGGCCGCTGGAGCAATCGGAACTTCCGCCGAGCAGCGCGCAGAACTGA